TGTCAATTCTCAACACCTAGACCATACAACACACCTGCGTATTTCTCCAATGACCCACTAAAAAAATTCTCCTTCAACTTCCTGAATGTACAAGATGTGAGTAAACTATCTGAACCCGCCTGGTGAGAGATACCAACTCTCTCTACTTCCAACAGTTCGGCAAGCTTGTTTAATCCACCATGTAAACTGTTGCAGAACTTCATCAAATGCTTAATATCATAAATGGTGGGGAAGTACATATTAATCAGCGAAAAGAAACCAGCTTGAGTATCAGGCAAATTCTGGCAAGTCAAGATCTTAAGCAAGTAGCCAAAATCATACCCACTGTGAAACGTGACCCAATAAACATTATCATTCAAAACAATCCCGGAAGACATCAAAAGCTCGCCAAATCTTTTCGCATCAATACCCTTTTCATTGTTCTTCTTAAAATCAATCCCACTCTGGCGCAGCAATTCAATCGAATCATGAGCAAAAACATCCTCATTAACATTGAAGTCACGAAAATTGAACTGCCAAACACAATACTTATCACTACCACATTTAGGGAGATTTCCTTCCTCGTCCGAAAACGTAAGCCCTAACTGAATAACTTTCAACATGTCCACATTATCCTTCAAAGTCTGGTAATGAAAATCAttactatttttaaaattaccaACAGGACGAATAACAATTCCGGGGAATTCAGTATCCATAGCAACATATGGAAACCCATCAACAACGTCACGAATCAAAGCAAACTCCTCTTCTAAATTATCATTCCACAC
This sequence is a window from Apium graveolens cultivar Ventura chromosome 9, ASM990537v1, whole genome shotgun sequence. Protein-coding genes within it:
- the LOC141684860 gene encoding putative CCR4-associated factor 1 homolog 6 produces the protein MKEMSLLPKNELIEIREVWNDNLEEEFALIRDVVDGFPYVAMDTEFPGIVIRPVGNFKNSNDFHYQTLKDNVDMLKVIQLGLTFSDEEGNLPKCGSDKYCVWQFNFRDFNVNEDVFAHDSIELLRQSGIDFKKNNEKGIDAKRFGELLMSSGIVLNDNVYWVTFHSGYDFGYLLKILTCQNLPDTQAGFFSLINMYFPTIYDIKHLMKFCNSLHGGLNKLAELLEVERVGISHQAGSDSLLTSCTFRKLKENFFSGSLEKYAGVLYGLGVEN